From a region of the Mycobacterium sp. SMC-8 genome:
- a CDS encoding DUF4129 domain-containing protein, whose protein sequence is MSTIDIDRDAAREAAQNELAKNIYPKPSATDMLLDWIEELLYRLTASASQFPGGWYTVTVLAALLIVAVVVAVRIARRAMRSDRSAAPPLFGDRVLSAAEHRATAERYAAEGDWGPAIRHRVRALARRLEEDGVLDPVPGRTATELAGAAGRALPALAGELFTAAEIFNDVTYGERPSSEPQYRTIAALDDRLGSRMPSAVAAQSELTHQPWAEVR, encoded by the coding sequence GTGTCGACCATAGACATCGACCGCGACGCGGCGCGTGAGGCGGCACAGAACGAGCTCGCCAAGAACATCTATCCCAAACCCTCGGCGACGGACATGCTGCTCGACTGGATCGAGGAGTTGTTGTACCGGTTGACCGCGTCGGCGTCGCAGTTCCCCGGCGGCTGGTACACCGTGACCGTGCTGGCGGCGCTGCTCATCGTCGCGGTGGTGGTCGCGGTTCGCATCGCTCGCCGGGCCATGCGCAGCGACCGCAGCGCCGCGCCGCCGCTGTTCGGGGATCGGGTGCTCAGCGCTGCCGAGCACCGCGCCACCGCCGAACGGTATGCGGCCGAGGGTGATTGGGGGCCCGCCATCAGGCATCGGGTCCGCGCGCTGGCCCGCCGGCTGGAGGAGGACGGCGTCCTGGATCCGGTGCCGGGCCGCACCGCCACCGAACTCGCCGGCGCCGCCGGCCGCGCGCTGCCCGCGTTGGCCGGTGAACTCTTCACCGCCGCAGAGATTTTCAACGACGTCACCTACGGTGAGCGACCCAGCAGCGAGCCGCAATACCGGACCATCGCGGCGCTCGACGACCGGCTGGGCAGCCGGATGCCGAGTGCGGTTGCCGCCCAGAGCGAATTGACCCACCAGCCGTGGGCCGAGGTGCGATGA
- a CDS encoding DUF4350 domain-containing protein, which produces MSTAVGSTFTQRWSVLRWVLLGLAAIVGVAALTTWLTAPRPGGHLDPASTSADGVHALITLLRERGITVVEAASVADVEREARADTLVVAAQTYHLFDDEQLRRLSEVPGDRLLIAPLGKTREALAPELGKAESTEFGGRSPDCDLREATRAGAVQFGIAETFEAEGSLPVTRCYDGVLARYSKEGRTVTAVGSDQFVMNGGLAEEGNAALAMNLTGSHPRMIWYAPQSSEGDDSDGAASLTDLIPPQVDWLVLQLIVAVALLAWWKGRRVGPLVAEQLPVVVRASETVEGRGRLYRSRRTRDVAAESLRTAARQRMLPRLGLTAAAAPHDLSLAVAARCGLDSASVAHILYGPAPATDAELVNLVRALDDIERQVAQS; this is translated from the coding sequence ATGAGCACCGCAGTCGGGTCCACCTTCACCCAGCGGTGGTCGGTGCTGCGCTGGGTGCTGCTGGGGCTGGCCGCGATCGTCGGCGTCGCCGCGCTGACGACCTGGCTGACCGCGCCGCGCCCCGGTGGGCACCTCGACCCGGCGTCCACCTCCGCCGACGGTGTGCACGCGCTGATCACCCTGCTGCGTGAGCGCGGCATCACCGTCGTGGAGGCCGCCTCGGTCGCCGACGTCGAACGCGAGGCACGCGCCGACACCCTGGTGGTCGCCGCGCAGACCTACCACCTGTTCGACGACGAACAGCTGCGCCGTCTCTCCGAGGTGCCGGGCGACCGGCTGCTCATCGCGCCTCTCGGCAAGACCCGCGAGGCACTGGCTCCCGAGTTGGGCAAGGCCGAAAGCACGGAGTTCGGCGGTCGCTCTCCGGATTGCGACCTGCGCGAGGCCACCCGCGCCGGCGCCGTGCAATTCGGCATCGCCGAGACGTTCGAGGCCGAGGGCTCGCTGCCGGTGACCCGCTGCTACGACGGCGTGTTGGCCCGCTACAGCAAGGAGGGCCGCACCGTCACGGCGGTCGGCAGCGACCAGTTCGTGATGAACGGCGGACTGGCCGAAGAGGGCAACGCGGCGCTGGCCATGAACTTGACCGGATCCCACCCGCGGATGATCTGGTACGCGCCGCAAAGCAGTGAGGGCGACGACTCCGACGGCGCTGCCTCGCTCACCGATCTCATTCCGCCACAGGTCGATTGGCTGGTGCTTCAGCTGATCGTGGCGGTCGCGCTGCTGGCCTGGTGGAAGGGGCGCCGTGTCGGACCGCTGGTCGCCGAGCAGTTGCCGGTGGTGGTGCGGGCCTCCGAGACCGTCGAGGGCCGCGGCCGGCTGTACCGGTCCCGCCGCACCCGCGACGTCGCCGCCGAGTCGCTGCGCACGGCGGCGCGCCAGCGCATGCTGCCCCGACTCGGCCTCACCGCGGCGGCGGCACCGCACGACCTCAGCCTGGCCGTCGCCGCCCGGTGCGGGCTGGATTCGGCATCGGTCGCCCATATTCTGTACGGGCCGGCGCCGGCCACCGACGCCGAACTGGTCAACCTCGTTCGCGCACTCGACGACATCGAAAGGCAGGTCGCACAGTCGTGA
- a CDS encoding MoxR family ATPase, with translation MALRSEIGKVVVGQDAVVSGLVIALLCRGHVLLEGVPGVAKTLLVRTLAAALQLDFKRVQFTPDLMPGDVTGSLVYDARTAEFEFRAGPVFTNLMLADEINRTPPKTQAALLEAMEERQVSVDGKPRALPDPFIVAATQNPIEYEGTYQLPEAQLDRFLLKLNVPLPPRDQEIAILNRHAHGFDPRDLSFVRPVAGPAELAAGRDAVRQVLVADEVLGYIVDIVGATRNSPSLQLGVSPRGATALLSTARSWAWLSGRGYVTPDDVKAMARPTLRHRVALRPEAELEGATADGVIEGILSAVPVPR, from the coding sequence ATGGCTCTGCGCAGCGAGATCGGCAAGGTGGTGGTCGGGCAGGACGCCGTCGTCAGTGGCCTGGTGATCGCGCTGCTGTGCCGGGGGCACGTGCTGCTCGAGGGTGTTCCCGGTGTCGCCAAGACACTGCTGGTGCGCACGCTGGCCGCGGCGCTGCAGCTGGACTTCAAGCGGGTGCAGTTCACCCCCGACCTGATGCCGGGCGACGTGACGGGATCGCTGGTGTACGACGCACGCACCGCCGAGTTCGAGTTCCGGGCCGGGCCCGTGTTCACGAATCTGATGCTGGCCGACGAGATCAACCGCACCCCGCCCAAGACGCAGGCCGCGCTGCTGGAGGCGATGGAGGAACGTCAGGTCAGCGTGGACGGGAAGCCACGGGCCCTGCCCGACCCGTTCATCGTCGCCGCCACCCAGAACCCGATCGAGTACGAGGGCACCTACCAGCTGCCGGAGGCGCAGCTGGACCGTTTCCTGCTGAAGCTGAATGTGCCACTGCCGCCGCGGGATCAGGAGATCGCGATCCTGAACCGGCACGCCCACGGATTCGACCCCCGCGATCTGTCGTTCGTGAGGCCGGTCGCCGGACCCGCCGAACTGGCCGCGGGCCGCGACGCGGTCCGTCAGGTGCTCGTCGCCGACGAGGTGCTCGGATACATCGTCGACATCGTCGGCGCCACAAGGAATTCCCCGTCGCTGCAGTTGGGCGTGTCTCCGCGTGGCGCGACGGCGCTGCTGTCCACCGCGAGGTCGTGGGCGTGGCTGTCGGGCCGCGGCTATGTCACCCCCGACGATGTCAAGGCGATGGCCCGGCCCACCCTGCGGCACCGGGTGGCGCTGCGGCCCGAAGCCGAGCTCGAAGGCGCCACCGCCGACGGGGTGATCGAGGGCATCCTGTCCGCGGTGCCTGTGCCGAGATAG
- a CDS encoding DUF58 domain-containing protein: MVLTGRVGLIALLCALPVVLSPYPAATFAVLAALLAAAVVLDAVLAGSPRALELSRGGPTSARLGQPVTAELTVRNTGRARFRGVIRDAWAPSARAEPRVQPVNIAAGQRVTLRSELRPVRRGDQVSALVTARSIGPLGLAGRQGSHRVPWRIRILPPFLSRKHLPSRLARLRELEGMTPALIRGQGTEFDSLREYVVGDDVRSIDWRATARRADVVVRTWRPERDRRVLIVLDTGRTSAGRVGVDPTGSDPATGWPRLDWSMDAALLLAALAARAGDHVDFLAHDRETRAAVVNASRTDLLAQLVAAMAPLEPALVESDARAMVSAVQRRVRRQALVVLLTDLNASAIDEGLLSVLPQLTARHRVIVAAVADPRVDRLAAGRADAVEVYDAAAAERSRNDRRAVASRLRGMGVEVVDAPPEDLAPELADHYLAMKAAGRL; encoded by the coding sequence GTGGTTCTCACCGGTCGCGTCGGGCTGATCGCGCTGTTGTGCGCGCTCCCGGTTGTGCTGTCGCCCTACCCCGCAGCGACTTTCGCGGTTCTGGCGGCGCTGCTCGCGGCCGCGGTGGTGCTCGACGCGGTGCTCGCGGGCAGTCCCCGCGCACTCGAACTGAGCCGCGGGGGTCCGACGTCGGCGCGGCTCGGTCAGCCGGTGACCGCGGAGTTGACGGTGCGCAACACCGGCCGCGCGCGGTTCCGCGGCGTGATCCGCGACGCGTGGGCTCCCAGCGCGCGGGCCGAACCGCGAGTGCAGCCGGTGAACATCGCTGCCGGGCAACGGGTCACGCTGCGATCGGAGTTACGGCCGGTCCGTCGCGGGGACCAGGTGTCGGCGCTGGTGACCGCCCGGTCGATCGGCCCGCTCGGGCTGGCCGGCCGCCAAGGTTCGCATCGGGTGCCGTGGCGGATCCGCATCCTGCCTCCGTTCCTGTCCCGCAAGCATCTGCCCTCGCGGCTGGCCCGGCTGCGGGAGCTGGAGGGCATGACGCCGGCGCTGATCCGCGGCCAGGGCACCGAATTCGACTCGCTGCGGGAGTACGTGGTCGGCGACGACGTGCGCTCGATCGACTGGCGGGCCACCGCCCGGCGCGCCGACGTCGTGGTGCGCACCTGGCGGCCCGAACGCGACCGGCGGGTGCTGATCGTGCTCGACACCGGACGCACGTCGGCGGGCCGGGTGGGGGTGGACCCCACCGGATCAGACCCCGCCACGGGCTGGCCCCGCCTGGATTGGTCCATGGACGCCGCGCTGTTGCTGGCCGCGCTGGCCGCGCGTGCGGGCGATCACGTCGACTTCCTGGCGCATGACCGCGAGACCCGCGCGGCCGTGGTCAATGCGTCCCGCACCGACCTGCTGGCCCAGCTGGTGGCCGCGATGGCGCCGCTGGAACCCGCGCTCGTGGAATCCGACGCGCGCGCGATGGTCTCTGCGGTGCAGCGCCGGGTGCGGCGCCAGGCGCTGGTGGTGCTGCTGACCGACCTCAACGCGTCAGCGATCGACGAGGGCCTGCTGAGCGTGCTCCCGCAACTGACCGCCAGGCACCGCGTGATCGTCGCCGCGGTGGCCGACCCGCGGGTGGACAGGCTCGCCGCGGGCCGGGCCGACGCGGTCGAGGTGTACGACGCCGCCGCTGCCGAACGGTCCCGCAACGACCGCCGCGCGGTGGCCTCCCGGCTGCGCGGGATGGGCGTGGAGGTGGTCGACGCGCCGCCGGAGGACCTCGCGCCGGAGCTGGCCGACCACTACCTGGCGATGAAGGCCGCCGGCCGCCTGTAG
- a CDS encoding stage II sporulation protein M, translated as MDVDAFVLANRPTWERLEHLVKKRRTLTGAEVDELVDLYQRVSTHLSIVRSASSDAVLIGKLSGLVARARAVVTGAHAPLWREFVRFWTVSFPVVVYRSWRWWVASGVVFYAVAAVIAVWVAHSPEVQASIGTPGEIEQLVNHEFANYYSEHPAGSFALQVWVNNAWVTAQCIGMSVLLGIPIPYILFQNSANLGVNAGLMFQAGKGDVFLGLITPHGLIELTAVFVAAGVGMRLGWSVISPGDRPRGQVLAEQGRAVVAVAIGLAVVLMLAGAIEGFVTPSSLPTFERVAIGVAAVVGFFGYVFHFGRKAALAGETGDIEDVPDVVPTS; from the coding sequence GTGGATGTCGATGCGTTTGTCCTGGCGAACCGGCCGACGTGGGAGCGCCTCGAACATCTGGTGAAAAAGCGCCGCACACTCACCGGTGCAGAGGTCGACGAGCTGGTCGACCTGTACCAGCGGGTGTCGACCCACCTGTCGATCGTGCGCTCGGCGTCCTCGGATGCGGTGCTGATCGGCAAACTCTCCGGCCTAGTCGCCCGGGCGCGGGCGGTGGTCACCGGCGCTCACGCGCCGCTGTGGCGCGAGTTCGTCCGGTTCTGGACGGTGTCCTTCCCCGTCGTCGTCTACCGGTCGTGGCGGTGGTGGGTGGCCTCGGGGGTGGTGTTCTACGCGGTCGCGGCCGTGATCGCGGTGTGGGTGGCGCACTCGCCGGAGGTGCAGGCCTCGATCGGCACGCCCGGCGAGATCGAGCAGCTGGTCAACCACGAGTTCGCGAACTATTACAGCGAGCACCCGGCCGGGTCGTTCGCGCTGCAGGTGTGGGTGAACAACGCGTGGGTGACCGCCCAGTGCATCGGCATGTCGGTGCTGCTGGGAATCCCGATTCCGTACATCCTGTTCCAGAACTCGGCGAACCTCGGGGTCAACGCCGGACTGATGTTTCAGGCAGGCAAGGGTGACGTCTTCCTCGGCCTGATCACCCCGCACGGACTCATCGAGCTGACCGCGGTGTTCGTCGCGGCCGGGGTCGGTATGCGGCTGGGCTGGTCGGTGATCTCGCCGGGGGACCGTCCCCGCGGGCAGGTGCTGGCCGAACAAGGCCGCGCCGTGGTCGCCGTCGCGATCGGCCTGGCGGTGGTGCTGATGCTCGCCGGCGCGATCGAGGGATTCGTGACGCCGTCGTCGCTGCCGACGTTCGAGCGGGTCGCGATCGGGGTGGCCGCGGTGGTGGGCTTCTTCGGCTATGTGTTCCACTTCGGCCGCAAGGCCGCGCTGGCCGGCGAGACCGGCGATATCGAGGATGTGCCGGACGTGGTGCCGACCAGCTGA
- a CDS encoding RDD family protein, with amino-acid sequence MVGQQQPVVTGDAVVLDVQIAQLPVRALSALIDVVVVFVVYVLGVILWAVTLSQFDSAFSGAVLIIFTVLALVGYPTIFETATRGKTLGKMALGLRVVSEDGSPERFRQALFRALAGSIELWMLTGGPAVLCSMLSPKGKRIGDIFAGTVVISERAPRQAPPPAMPPQLAWWATTLQLSGLNPAQTEMARQFLSRAAQLDPQVRDQMAYRIATDVAAQISPPPPPGTPPAMVLAAVLAERHRRELGRMQQAPAPTPPWTAPPPPSAPAPQPPAGNGFAPPS; translated from the coding sequence ATGGTTGGCCAGCAACAGCCCGTGGTGACCGGTGACGCCGTCGTCCTCGACGTGCAGATCGCCCAGCTGCCGGTCCGCGCGCTGTCGGCGCTGATCGACGTCGTCGTCGTCTTCGTCGTGTACGTGCTCGGTGTGATCCTGTGGGCGGTGACGCTGTCGCAGTTCGATTCGGCGTTCTCGGGTGCGGTGCTGATCATCTTCACCGTGCTGGCGCTGGTCGGTTATCCGACGATCTTCGAGACCGCCACCCGCGGCAAGACGCTGGGCAAGATGGCGCTGGGGCTGCGCGTGGTGTCCGAGGACGGCAGTCCGGAGCGCTTCCGTCAGGCGCTGTTCCGTGCGCTGGCCGGGTCGATCGAACTGTGGATGCTCACCGGCGGCCCCGCCGTGCTGTGCAGCATGCTGTCGCCCAAAGGCAAGCGCATCGGCGACATCTTCGCCGGCACCGTGGTCATCAGCGAGCGTGCGCCCCGCCAGGCCCCGCCACCGGCGATGCCGCCGCAGCTGGCCTGGTGGGCCACCACGCTGCAGCTGTCGGGCCTGAACCCGGCACAGACCGAGATGGCACGCCAGTTCCTTTCTCGCGCAGCACAGTTGGATCCACAGGTGCGCGACCAGATGGCCTACCGGATCGCCACTGATGTCGCCGCACAGATCTCGCCGCCGCCACCACCGGGCACCCCGCCGGCGATGGTACTGGCCGCCGTCCTTGCCGAGCGGCACCGCCGCGAACTGGGTCGCATGCAGCAGGCGCCGGCACCGACGCCCCCCTGGACCGCCCCGCCCCCGCCGAGTGCACCGGCACCGCAGCCCCCTGCGGGCAACGGGTTCGCACCGCCGTCGTAG
- a CDS encoding carotenoid oxygenase family protein, with the protein MTETTSKPTPVDADEIFKVGNYAPIPDELTAFDLPVEGAIPAELEGWYLRNGPNPRQATGHWFTGDGMIHGVRIENGRAAWYRNRWVRTDSFIDPFPLYNSDGTRNLRASVANTHVVNHAGRTLALVESSLPYEITDDLETVGAFDFGGRLADSMTAHPKICPTTGELHFFGYGNIFTPHVTYHRADANGELVIDRPLDVPALTMMHDFALTANYVVFMDLPIVFNIDIAVGGGRDMPYRWDDTYGARFGVLRRDDPFGEVRWFDIDPCYVFHVANAHDDGRTLVVQGVRYPELWRGNGGFDADGVMWTWTIDLTTGAVHESQLDDRVVEFPRIDDRLATLPARYAVSVGEASLIRHDLVTGSAVEHRFGTETSPGGPGEAVFVPSTSGPADESSGWYLGYVYDPARDGSDLVIIDASDFSGAPVARIKLPQRVPYGFHGNWIAG; encoded by the coding sequence ATGACCGAGACCACCTCGAAGCCCACTCCGGTCGACGCCGACGAGATCTTCAAGGTCGGCAACTACGCGCCGATTCCCGACGAGCTGACCGCGTTCGACCTGCCGGTGGAGGGCGCGATTCCCGCCGAGCTGGAAGGCTGGTACCTGCGCAACGGCCCCAACCCACGGCAGGCGACCGGGCACTGGTTCACCGGCGACGGCATGATCCACGGCGTCCGCATCGAGAACGGCCGCGCCGCCTGGTACCGCAACCGCTGGGTGCGCACGGACAGCTTCATCGACCCGTTCCCGCTGTACAACTCCGACGGCACCCGCAACCTGCGCGCCAGCGTCGCCAACACCCACGTGGTCAATCACGCCGGCAGGACCCTGGCACTGGTCGAATCATCTCTGCCGTATGAGATCACCGACGACCTGGAGACTGTAGGGGCCTTTGACTTCGGCGGCAGGCTGGCGGACTCGATGACCGCGCATCCGAAGATCTGCCCGACCACCGGTGAACTTCACTTCTTCGGCTACGGCAACATCTTCACCCCCCACGTCACCTACCACCGCGCAGATGCCAACGGCGAGTTGGTGATCGACCGTCCGCTCGACGTGCCCGCGTTGACGATGATGCACGACTTCGCGCTGACGGCGAACTACGTGGTGTTCATGGACCTGCCGATCGTGTTCAACATCGACATCGCGGTCGGTGGCGGCCGGGACATGCCCTACCGCTGGGACGACACCTACGGCGCCCGGTTCGGGGTGCTGCGCCGCGACGACCCGTTCGGCGAGGTGCGCTGGTTCGACATCGACCCCTGCTACGTCTTCCACGTCGCCAACGCACACGATGACGGCCGGACGCTTGTGGTGCAGGGCGTTCGCTATCCCGAATTATGGCGTGGCAACGGTGGATTCGACGCCGACGGGGTGATGTGGACCTGGACGATCGACCTGACGACCGGGGCGGTGCACGAAAGCCAGCTCGACGACCGGGTGGTCGAGTTCCCGCGGATCGACGACCGGCTGGCCACGCTGCCGGCCCGGTATGCGGTCTCGGTCGGCGAGGCCAGCCTGATCCGCCACGATCTGGTCACCGGCTCGGCCGTCGAGCACCGGTTCGGCACCGAGACTTCGCCGGGTGGACCGGGAGAAGCGGTCTTCGTGCCGTCGACGTCCGGGCCTGCAGACGAGAGCAGCGGCTGGTATCTGGGTTACGTGTACGACCCTGCACGCGACGGCAGCGATCTGGTGATCATCGACGCCTCGGACTTCTCCGGCGCACCGGTGGCGAGGATCAAACTCCCGCAGCGAGTTCCGTATGGCTTCCACGGGAACTGGATCGCCGGGTAG
- a CDS encoding GntR family transcriptional regulator produces the protein MPDRRHSAALFKAVVGRAGTPAPNIVDELRRVILDGAVPPGTPIPVGEVADLFGVSHIPVRESLKTLTGEGLVQHRPNAGYAVAQLTVSELAEMYLVRETLESAAMAAAVHRATAADRAHLTETHENMAQALKFDDAQAYHRYSRQFHMALSRPSCMLRLVRMLENAWNITEPVQLMVHVGRDQRTMLHEDHRVMLDAFLDRDPDALLAAAATHNKRLNGVVASLPADTGLVIDGA, from the coding sequence ATGCCCGATCGCCGACACTCCGCGGCGCTGTTCAAGGCGGTCGTGGGCCGCGCCGGCACGCCGGCGCCGAACATCGTCGACGAACTGCGCCGGGTGATCCTCGACGGCGCGGTGCCGCCCGGCACCCCGATCCCGGTGGGCGAGGTCGCCGACCTGTTCGGAGTCAGCCACATCCCGGTCCGGGAAAGCCTCAAAACCCTGACCGGGGAAGGACTGGTGCAGCACCGGCCGAACGCCGGCTACGCCGTCGCGCAGCTGACGGTCAGCGAACTCGCCGAGATGTACCTCGTGCGCGAGACCCTCGAGTCGGCCGCGATGGCCGCCGCCGTGCACAGGGCCACCGCCGCCGACCGCGCCCACCTGACCGAGACACACGAAAACATGGCACAGGCACTGAAGTTCGACGACGCCCAGGCCTACCACCGCTACAGCAGGCAGTTCCACATGGCGCTCAGTCGTCCGTCCTGCATGCTGCGGCTGGTGCGCATGCTCGAAAACGCCTGGAACATCACCGAACCCGTGCAGCTGATGGTGCACGTCGGCCGCGACCAGCGCACGATGCTGCACGAGGACCACCGCGTGATGCTCGACGCGTTCCTGGACCGGGATCCCGACGCGCTGCTGGCCGCCGCGGCGACGCACAACAAGCGCCTCAACGGGGTGGTGGCCTCGCTGCCCGCCGACACCGGACTGGTGATCGACGGCGCCTGA